The proteins below are encoded in one region of Segatella copri:
- a CDS encoding helix-turn-helix domain-containing protein, whose amino-acid sequence MIGQTTNQTDNLPKDGAILPPTIEAEEHELTEQELAEMTPMRLAERIQQMEEAFKLLGPVEDVLNRIKCLEKWLFAGKDVLTLDEASVFLDASKSQLYKLTRTFAIPHYKPNGKTIYFSKEELVEWIKKHPVKTKEVYEQDAIRYVMNKPLKSR is encoded by the coding sequence ATGATTGGACAGACAACAAATCAGACAGACAATCTGCCAAAGGATGGTGCTATCCTACCGCCAACGATAGAAGCGGAGGAACATGAGTTGACAGAGCAGGAACTGGCAGAGATGACACCAATGAGACTTGCCGAGCGCATTCAACAGATGGAAGAAGCATTCAAGCTGCTTGGACCAGTGGAGGATGTGTTGAACCGCATCAAGTGCCTGGAGAAATGGCTCTTTGCAGGAAAAGACGTGCTCACCCTTGACGAGGCAAGCGTGTTCCTTGACGCTTCAAAGAGTCAGCTTTACAAACTGACACGCACTTTTGCCATTCCCCATTACAAGCCAAACGGCAAGACCATCTATTTCAGCAAGGAAGAACTGGTGGAATGGATCAAGAAGCACCCTGTGAAAACAAAAGAGGTGTATGAGCAGGATGCCATACGCTATGTGATGAACAAACCCTTGAAGAGCAGATGA